The Streptomyces achromogenes DNA segment ACGATCAGCGTCATCGTCTGGGGGACGAGGAGGGCTGCGCCGACGCCCTGCACGGCGCGGGCGGCGATCAGTGCCGCTGCGCCGGGGGCGAGTCCGCAGGCGATGCTGGCCAGAGTGAACACGGTCAGGCCTGCGGCGAACAGGGTGCGCGGGCCGTGCAGGTCGCCCAGTCTGCTCGCGGTGATCAGGGACACCGACAGGGCGAGGGCGTAGCCGCTGACCGTCCACAGGGCCTCATCCAGCGTGGCGCCGAGGCCGCTGATCATGTCGGGGATCGCGATGTTCACGATCGTCAGATCCAGCAGGGTCATGAAAAACCCGAGTGAGAGCGTCACCAGCACCGCCCAGGGGTTCGATCGCCACTTGCGCACGGCAGTCTCCTTCGTCCGTCGGGGGATGGCGGGCCGGTCTGCCCGGCGTCGCCCCTCACGCTAATGCATCAATAGAGATGCATCAATAGAGATGCATCTCTAGGTGATGCATCGAGACGGATGTACTGTGCGGGTATGGATGGAGTCGAGCTGTTCCTGTTGGGGCGCACCCTGATGAAGATCGGGGAAGGCGCCATGCCCGAGCCGGAGGGCGGCATGGCCCGCTACGGCGGTGGCGTACGGTCCGTGCTCATCGTGGTGAGTGACCTTTCCGCCCACCCCGACAGTGCCGTCGGCGAGATCGCCGCCCGCACCGGACTCCCGCAGAGCCAGGTCTCCACCGCCGTGGCCCGCCTGAAGGAGGCCGGCGCGGTCGTCACCGAGAACGACCCCAACGACCGCCGCCGCCTCCTGGTTCGTCAAGCGCCCCGTCCCTCCGACCGGATGGTCCAGGTCAGGGCGACCACTATCGACGGCGCTCTCGCCGATGCGCTCGGAGACGAGGACCCTGTGGCGATGAAGGAAGTCACCGACGCGCTCGATACGCTGGCCCGGCATCTGTCGCCGCAGGCGGCGCGGCGCAGACAGAGCTGACGCGGCTACCCGTCGTGGTCGGCACGCGCGGGGCCCTTGTCAGGAGGCAGGGGAACCTTCGAACGCGCGACTGCGGTGCGAGGTGGGTGCCGCGACAGCGGGGCCCGGCCGACCGGCGAAGGTCCGGTGTGAGCCCGCCTTTCAGCCAGCGCGTGCCGCAGAGACGTTCCGATCTCGCAATACTCGCCGGGGCGGCAGTGTGAGGGCCTCCGGTCCCGCGAGGGCGTAGAGCACCGTGCCGACCACCGCCAGGCACAGTGCCGTCCAGGTCGCCGCAGGCGTGCCGGCCGGCAGCAGCATCCAGGTCGCCACCTTCACGGGCACCGTGGTCGCCGGGGGCGGAGCGAGGAACGCGAACGCGAGCCAGGTGAAGGGGAACGCCCAGGCGTACCGTCCTCCCGCGACCGCCGCACCCAGGGCGGCCAGCCCCGCCAGACCCGCGCAGTCCCGGGCGACGAACTCGGTGGTGGCCAGGTCCTGACCCACCGCCTGCACGGTCAGGAGCACGGCGCCGACGATCGCGCCGCCGAGCAGCACGTGCGCCGCTCTGCGGGGAGCCCATCGGATCGCGGCGCTGCGGTCCAGGTCGAGGTCCTGCCCGCCGAGTCCGGTCGAGAGGGCCATGGCGCCCGCGGTGAGGACGACCGCGGGCAGTTGCGACCCACCGGGCGCGGCACTGCCGTCTCGAGTGAGCGCCCACACGGCCGCGGCACTGGTCAGCACCGTGGCGAGCGACGCGGGCACCTGGCGCGAGTGCGCGTACAGCGTCAGCCATCTCACTGGGACGGACCGCCTTTGAGTACCTCGAACGCGTCGCCCTCGCAGGAGAGAGCGGCGGCGTGCATCGCGTTGATGCGTGCGAGCTGTTGCGCCCGTGGCAGTGCCATGAGCTCCTCCCACACCGGTCGGACCCTGGCGATGACGTCGCGGTTCAACGCCGCCGACCCGGTGCCGGGCAGCGGCTCGAGATCCCCCAGCACCCAGCCCGCCGCGACGGTCTGCGCGAATTGGTCGCCTCCGAACGTGTTCCAGCCGACGGGACTGCATCCCGGCACCATGCCCTGAGCGATCAGAGCCCGAGTCACCTCCTCGCCTTCCGCGGCGGCGAGCATGCCGTCGTCGAAGTCGAAGAGCACGGTCGTGCGGGACCACTGTGGCTTGGCGCCGTCCGGCAGCATGGCGGTGTTCTCGCGGACCGTCTCCGGTGCCCGTCCGCCCAGCGCGCCGTGCAGCAGGCGCAGCGCCTCCTTTCCGGGGCCCGCCAGGCCGGCGAGTCGGGCCCGCTGCGCCCTGCTCACGCAGACGGAGCCGTCGCACACCGGCCTCGCGGCGGCCTCGTCGACGACGAACACCCGGCGCGGATCGGCGGGCAGGACGAGCAGGGCGAGCGCCGCGCCCGCCAGGACGGGCGCCAGCGCGAGCAGCCGGGTGTGCGGTGTCGCGGCGACCAGCAGCGCGAAACCGGTCGACGCCACGCCCAGCATCCAGATCGTCTGCCCGAGGTGCACGGGGGCGGAGAGCGTCACGAGCGCGTTCGGTACCTTCTCCACGGCGGGCGACAGCAGGACGAGCCGGTTCGGCTCCGCGCCGGTGGCTCCCGGCGCCGCGGCCGTCTCCGTCCGGGCCAGGACGGCCGTGAAGACGAAGGTGCCCATGGCCAGCGCGGGCGGGGTGAGCACGGACGGCAGGGCCCGTGCGGCCCCCATCCCCAGCACGGTCGCTGCGACGAGGGCGAGTACGCCCACCAGCGAGATGGGCAGCCACCCCAGGTGGGTGTACCGGGCGTGGGCGAACACCTGGACCGCGCCCACCAGGATCAGCGACACGAACGCCGCGACCAGGGTGAACGCCGTCGTGCCCGCCAGCGTGGCTGCGCGGTGCCATGTGGGACGCGGGGTGCTCGTCAGCAGGTCGGAGATCTTCGAGCGGTGGTCGCGCAGGCCCTGCAGTGCTCCGAGTCCTATGGCGAGCGGCCACAGGTAGAACAGCGGGGTGCGGGTCCACAGGGCCATGGACGTCCACTGGCCCGTCCACGCCGTGGTGGTCTCCGACCACGGTTCGGAGATCAGGTACAGCAGCGTCGACGCCGTCACCAGGGCCACGACGCCGGCCCAGGGGGCCAGGGAGCGCTTCAACTCGGTGCGCAGGACTCGGACGTTCACCAGTTGCCCCTCGCCTGTCCGGGGTGGAGCAGCAGGGCGGAGTAGCCGCGCTCGAGCGGGCTGTCGCCCACGTGCTCGGGTCCGCCCGCCGCGGCCAGCCGGTCGGGGGTGCCCTGGAAGACCAGCCGTCCTTCGGCGAAGAGCACCACATCCGTGCAGGCGGCGGCGACGTCCTCCACGAGATGGGTGGAGACCACGACGCAGGTGTCCGTGCCCAGTTGCTGCAACAGCTCGCGGAACCGCAGCCGTTGAGCCGGGTCGAGGCCGACCGTGGGCTCGTCCAGGAGAAGGATCTCCGGGTCGTTGACGAGGGCCTGGGCGATGCCCACCCTGCGGACCATGCCGCCCGACAGGGCCTTCATCCTCTCGTCGGCGCGGTCCGCCAGGCCCACCCTCTCCA contains these protein-coding regions:
- a CDS encoding MarR family transcriptional regulator; protein product: MDGVELFLLGRTLMKIGEGAMPEPEGGMARYGGGVRSVLIVVSDLSAHPDSAVGEIAARTGLPQSQVSTAVARLKEAGAVVTENDPNDRRRLLVRQAPRPSDRMVQVRATTIDGALADALGDEDPVAMKEVTDALDTLARHLSPQAARRRQS